CGCGCATTATTTCCCCCCAGCAACTACTGTTCTATCGGGATAACTGGTACGTCGACGCATGGTGCCATCTGAGAGCAAGCATCCGCAGCTTTTCCATTGATGCCATCCGTCATGCGGAATTGGTAGAGGCACCCGCAATTGAATTACCGCAACCTGAACTCCAGGATTATTTCAAAAAGGGCTACGGCATATTCTCAGGCACGAAGGTAGCTTGGGCAAAACTCAGGTTTACCCCAGAGCGGGCGCGATGGGTCGCCACTGAACAATGGCATCCCGAGCAAAAATCTCGTTTTGATAAAGAGGGATATTATTGCTTGGAAGTCCCCTATTCCGATGACCGCGAACTATTGATGGACATACTCAAGCACGGTACTGAAGTCGAAGTAATAACACCTAAGGCACTGAGAGGTAGCGTCAGCAAATTGCTTGAATCTGCTTTGGCGCAATATAAAATCTAAAATTTATTTCAGTGGCTCACGCCATGAGCTACTACCCCCATTATCATGGGTTCATCCAAATTAATTCAACAAGGAGAAACCCATGTGGAAAGAAATCAAAATTAACCCAGACCGGCTGGTATTTTTTGGATGCATGTCCGGGGGAATTGTGTTGGCCGTTGTTAATTTGATGTATTGAAAATGTGGAGTGTTGAATAGATAGCGCAACGTTGCTAGCAATGGCGAATACTCTAGATTGGTGAATAGTTAATTCACGGCAAATTTTGGAGATTCGCTTTATTTAAAGGACGAATGAGTGAGCGAACTGGAATCGTATTATCGTTATTGGGGCAAAGCACAACCATCCGAGGATGGCCAGGCAGCGTTTCACTTGTTGCCGTTTCATTGTCTGGATGTGGCGGCAGTGGGTGCTACTTGGTGGAAACAGAGCACTTCCTTACGGCGTCAGCTTGCAAGCCAGGTGCAACTTGATGCGACGTCACCGATATTAAAAGCATGGGTACTTTTTTTCATTGCCTTGCATGATCTTGGTAAATTGGATGTGCGATTTCAGATGAAGGCGCCCAGCGTGCTCAACCATCTCCAAACAATCAATGACCCAGACGACTTACCTTACCGCAGTGAATCTGAAAAATACTTTCACGGAGAAGCAGGTTATGACTGGTTTTTAAAGGAAGGGCATTTTTACCTCGGATTAGAAAAAACTTCAATGTATGAAGATCTACGAGATGCATGGCGACCCTGGCTGGGTGCAGTCGCTGGGCATCATGGCCACATCGTTAGGCAAGAAAATGGCATGCATCCGCCGGATGCAGAGGATTATTTAGTTTTACAAGATAGCTTCGTGCGAAAGGCATGGATGGAAGCATTGGCGGCAATTTTTCTGGCGCCTGCGGGTTTGTCTTTACACGATCAACCTCCCGTGTTGAATCGTGAGGATATGCCCTATCTGGCCGGTTTCTGTGCCGTTTGCGACTGGCTTGGCTCCAACGAAACATGGTTTCGCTATACCGGCGATGAATGTGTAGAGCTGAAAAAATATTTTGATGAGCGTTGCCGCGATGTCGAAGAGCAAAGCCTGATTGAACATTGTGGTTTGATGCATCAGGCGGCACCTTATAGCGGCATTGCAGCGTTGCTCAATGCGAATGAATTCCCGCGTCAGCTCCAAACGGTTATCAATGCACTGCCGCTACAAACTGGCCTCACATTGGTGGAAGCCCCTACTGGCTCTGGTAAAACGGAAACTGCCCTGGCTTATGCCTGGCGGTTACTCGATGCAGGTCTTGCCGACAGCATTGTTTTTGCCCTCCCTACGCAAGCCACGGCAAATGCGATGTGGGAAAGGCTCAATCATTTTGCCGATATCTTGTTTGGTGCGAATAGCAATCTAGTCTTGGCGCACGGTCGCGCACGCTGGCATGACGGTCATGCGCAACTCAAAGAGGCTGCTTCTCAGCGCAGTGCGCAAACCACGGAGGATATTCGTGTGCAATGCGGTGAATGGATTGCCGAAAGCCGTAAGCGGGTTTTCCTCGGGCAGATTGGAGTTTGTACTGTCGATCAGGTGCTGTTATCTGTTTTGCCGCTGCGCCATAAATTTGTACGTGGGTTCGGCGTAATGAAGTCGGTACTAATCGTCGATGAAGTACACGCTTACGACCACTATATGTACGGCTTGCTGCACAGCGTGCTGAGCCAGCAACGTCGGGCGGGTGGCAGTGCAGTGCTACTCTCAGCAACATTACCCGCCAGCCAACGCAATCAATTGGCGCTGGCTTGGTGCAGTGCAAGCACTTTGCCCGCCGATGCGCCTTATCCATTGTTAACGCACATCGCTGCCGATGGAAAAATCACCCCGGTACAAATTACCGATTCTGCACAATTACCACCTGAAAGAACGGTTACCATCGAATGCATCCAGCAGCCTAATCTCTGGCCAAACGATGAATTACTTGATCGCGTCATCCATGCCGCAGAAGTCGGTGCACGCGTCGTGATCATTTGTAATCTAGTGGATAACGCCCAACAACTTGCCCGTCACCTTAGCCAAAAAACCACGACGCCTGTCGATCTATTCCATGCGCGTTATCGCTTCGCAGACCGGCAAGCGAAAGAGGAAATGGTACTTGCGCAATATGGCCGACATGCTGAGCGCAGCGGCGGGCGCATCTTGGTCGCCACGCAAGTGGTGGAACAAAGTCTTGATCTTGATTTCGATTGGCTCATTACGCAGCTATGCCCGGTAGATTTACTGTTCCAACGCTTAGGACGGCTGCATCGTCATCAACGTGATAACCGCCCTGCTGGGTTTGAGCAGCCAACTTGCACGGTACTGACTGCGCCAGATGCAAATTACGGATTGCATAAGCTGATTTACGGCAATACCCGTGTACTTTGGCGCACGCAGAAATTGCTTGAAGCGCACTCATCCATTTATTTTCCAGCGGCATACCGTGACTGGATAGAGCAAGTGTACGAGCGACCTAGCTGGGAAGGCGAGCCTGAGCCTATTGCGTTGGACTTTGAAAAATTCCATGTCGTACAAAATGCCAAGCGCGATCTAGCAAAAAGGCTCTCCAACGACACCATGAATCCACTGGCCGACAGCGACAATAACGTGCGGGTATTAACGCGTGACGGTGAGATGTCTCTGTCTGTTGTCTTGCTCGATACCGACGATAAGCTACTTTACGATCCCGATCCATTGCCGCATCCGGATGCATGGGATCGCGCCGAGAAAATTTCTTTGGGTTCGGTCAGCGTACCTCATACATGGGCAAATTCAATGCCAGAACCGAATAACGCTTACGAAATTTTGCTAATAATGAAATTGCAGGATGGCGTCTGGCGAGGGGAATGTAAAGCTTGTGAATATGCTTACACCCGCATGTATGGTCTCGAGCGAGAAAAGAAAAGTCCCCGCAAAAGCGGGGAACACAATAATGATTAAAAAGTTAATCAAAATCCTAACGGTACATCCCTAAAAAATTAAGGAACCTAAATACTTTACTAAATCTAGTAGCATTCTACAAGATCTGGTTATATCAAAATCCTAACTTGTAAAAATATAAAAACCAGATTACAGTCCCGTATGTTTATTAAATACGGGGACTTTATGAGCTATTTTTTGATCTGGTTGCGTTGCATAGTTCGAGAGGCAAACAAAATACAACCTCACGGCTTAATGTTGTTTGTTCTGATTTTTGCCAGTTTTATCATTTTATTAATTGGGATAAAGACATGAATTTATACCGCGATGCATGGATTCCCGTTCGTAGCACTGATGCAGACTTTCAGTTAATCAGCCTAAAGCGACTGCTTTGTCAAGATGAAGCTTGGCAAATTTCCATACCGCGCGATGACATGGAGCTGGCCTGTCTGCAATTACTTATTTCACTGGTACAGGTGGCCTTTACACCGACTGACGAAATAGCGTGGCGGCAAAAAATGCGCTCATTGCTGGATGAAGCGGCCTTTGACGCAGACGTTGCGCCTTTGCGGGACTGGTTCGATTTAGATCATCCCGTGCATCCATTCATGCAAACGCGTGGTGTGAAATCGGCCGAAGCCACACCGATTCAAAAGTTGCTGGTTGGTCTGCCAGAAGGAAATAATCACACTTTCTTTAACATGCCAGGTGAAGTTAGCCACTTGGGTGCGTCAATGGCTGCTATCGCACTCTTTAATCAGGCATCCAATACGCCCAGTTTCGGTGGTGGCTTTAAAGGCGGATTACGTGGTACACCCGTGACTACTTTGATTACCGGTGATGACTTGCGGCAGATCATATGGCGCAATGTATTACATGAGGAGATATTGCGGCGAATCATGCCTTGGTATGAGGTTACTAAAAATCAGCCACCTAGCTGGGTTGAGCGGATTAAATCAGGTGACAAAATACACGCCAATCAAATTGGGCTGTTGCGTGGCCTGTTTTGGCAGCCCAACTTGGTAGAGCTAATTCCAGCCAACACTGAGCGAAGTTGTGATGTATTGCAGGGTAAAGCACAAAGTGGATATAGCGGATTCAATAAAGAAAAATTTATATTTGAAGTCATTGGCTTGTGGCCTCACCCACATAGCCCACGTGAATTTGAAATAAAAAAAGAAGGGCGTACAGAACGCTTTTTGGGCTTCACTACGACTGCACCCGCTTGGACGCAGTGCGGCCATTTTTTATTTGACCAGTTAGGCGCTAGCCAAGCCAAAGAAGGAAGCAATGCGGCTGCTGTTGTAACGCAATGGCGAGAGTCTGGAGCAAGCAATCTACGCTTGATTATCGGCGGCTATCGCAACAAGCAAGCCTCAATTTTGCAGCGCCGCCATGAGTCACTGAGTATAGGCGAAGGTTGGCAGAGCCAAAATGGTCAACAAACCATTGAGTGGGCTATCGGGCAAGCGCTATCTGTCAAAAAACTCCTGCGTGGCAAGTTATACAGTGTCGTGAAAGGCAACCGTGACAAAGGTTTGAAAGCACTGGGTGCTGATATTCACGAACTTGGGGAGACGTTTTTTTATCAGCGAACCGAAAACTTGATTCAAACCTGGTTAAAGGAAATGACACGCACCGAAAGAAGGGAAGAAAAAGCGCTGTTCACAGCAGACCTTAGCCAGATCTGTCGGAAGATATTTGAAGAAGTTACTGATCCGTATTGCCAAAACCCCGCATTAATTCGTACCGTGGCATTAGCCAAACGGAGTCTAAATTTTGAATTGAATAAATTGAAGGAGCTAATCGCACAATGAACATCGTTCAATCTTCCTCTAAGAAAGCACTGCCGGATTTTGTGGCACTTTATAAGCATTACGAAATATTAAGCAAAAATGGTAATTTGCGCTCGCAATTAGGCAAGCGGATTGGCAAGCCAGAGGAGCTACGTGATCGACCTGCCTATTATCGTTTATTTCCAGGTGAAAGCCCTCCAAAATGGGGGGAGAGAGTTATCTTCTTAATGCCCTTTTGCACCCATCAGCCAGGTGCGGTTTCGCTAGGACAGAAACTAGCAGAGGCTAAAATTTCAGAAGCACGCCTTCTGCAAGTCATCCGCGCGGACTACGACAATGATCTGATTCAGTTACGTCGCTTGGTGCAACACGTTGCACCGCCCGTCGATTGGTCAGCACTGGGCACTACTCTTTATTTCTGGAATGAGAAAGCCAAACGCGAGCTACTTGAAGATTTCTTTATCCATCAATCTGCCAAACCCAACAAATAACGGAGCGCATTTACATGAACAAAAATTTTGTCAATTTCCACATTCTCATTTCACACAGCCCATCTTGCTTAAACCGTGATGATATGAATATGCAAAAAACAGCAACTTTCGGTGGTGCACGACGGGTACGAATCTCCAGCCAAAGCCTGAAAAGGTCGTTTCGTACTAGCGATTATTACCATCAGCACTTGGGTGAGCGTTCTATTCGGACGCGGGAATTAGGGCGTTTGTCAGTTGCGCTTACCAGTGCATTGGCAGGCAAATATCCTGATACCGTTATTCAAAAAACTTTGGGATTGATATCTGGTAAAGAAGAATTTGCCACAGATGCCAAAGCGGATGCCGTCGCACCTTGGTCGCTAGCCGAGTTTGCCAAGCTGTGTGACCTAGTGCAACAAGCTGAAATCGATGGCATAGATGCTAAAAAGTTAGAAAAGAAAATAGCCGACGAAACGACTGCTCTCAAACAGGCAATGGCAGACAACCTCGATATTGCTCTTTCGGGCCGTATGGCCACCAGTGGCTTGATGACCAGCGTAGACGGCGCATTAGCTGTCGCGCATTCCATCACCACCCATACGGCAGAATCGGATATTGACTGGTTTACTGCCGTCGATGACTTGATAAGCGATGCTGGCGAAGTGGGTGCAGGACATTTGGATACGCAAGAATTTTCCTCCGGCGTGTTTTATCGCTACGCCAGCCTTAATCTGAAACAGTTGCAGGTGAATTTGGGATTGTTGCCCAACATGAAAGCGGCAGAAACGGAAAATTCACGCAGCCGCGCGCTAGACATCGCTGCGCATGCGCTGCATTTACTGGCAACCGTAGTGCCAGATGCAAAGCAACAATCCTTTGCCGCCCATAATATGGCTGACTTTGCACTTGTGAGCCTTGCTGATCAACCGGTCTCTTTGGCCAATGCCTTTGAAAAGCCAGTGATTGGCAAGGGTGGGCTGTTGCAACCGTCCGTTAATACATTGGTAGATTACTGGCAGCGTATTCATCATGGTTATGGTTTGGATGAACAAGCGGGTGCGTTCTCCTTGTCTGTGCAGGAAAGTATAGGAGGTTTACATATTCACGCAACCTTGTCCGATTTGGAAAAATGGTTGCGCGCTGATGGTCAACGCTAAAGGATTGCCATGTATTCATTTCTCATCTTGAAACTGGATGGTGTGATGCAAGCGTGGGGTGACCACACTTACGAGGATTACCGTCCGACGGTTAATTTCCCTACACGTTCCGGTTTGCTCGGGCTGCTTGCCGCTTGCATGGGTATTGAGCGTTCGGACGTGGCGGGATTGGCCGAACTGGATAAAAGTCTATGCTTTAGTATTCGTGCAGATTCAGAGAAGACAATCAAGCTGACTGATTTTCATACCGTGATGAATGCTCGCAAAGTCGATATTCGTAAATCGGGTGAATACCCGGTTGTGTCACGCCGCGAATATCTTTGTGATGCTAAATTCACGGTGGCGATTGGACTGAGTGAACATACCAGCGTCACGTTTGACACCATTCAGCGTGCACTGAAACAACCGGTCTACACCCCAGTTCTTGGTCGTCGATCCTGCCCGATTTCCCGTCCATTGCTGGTTCACACTATGGAAGCAGTAGATGCACTGGCCGCGTTGGCGCAGTTTGAACCGAATCAGGGGACGATCTATACCGATTCACCCGCATTGCGCAATGATCGGCAGATTCGTCTGCGCGATGTACCACGACATGCGCGTGTGCGTCAGTTTGCTACCCGAATGGTGTCTGTCTATCCGAAAGGGAGCACTCATGTACCTGAGTAAAGTGCAGCTTGATTGGAGCGCATCGCGCAATCCTTATGAATGGCATCGGGCCTTATGGCAGCTATTCCCTAATCGCCCTGATGATGCGCGGGATTTTTTATTTCGCATGGAACAACTGCAAGCGGGAAAAGGCGCAGTGTTGCTGCTGCAATCGGCAATACCCCCGTTGGAATCCATTGCCAATGCATCTTTAATTGCGCCTACCAAAATGCTTAATTTAAGCAAATTATCTACAGGCCAAGCGTTGCGATTCCGGTTGACGGCCAACGTCATCAAAACCATTCGCGATCAGAAAAATCCTGAGAAAAGAGTGCGCGTGCCGTTGGTACGGGAAGATGAGCAACAAGCATGGTTGGCACGGAAATTGGAAGGCGCTGCAACGCTTGATGAAGTCACGTTGCAAAAAAATGCGCCATTGCTTTTTCGGCGCGGAGGTAGTGCAGGCAAATTGGTGACGGTGACATTTGATGGGATATTGACGGTGACTAACCCAGAGGTCTTTCGTAACTTGGTTGCCAACGGTATTGGTGCTGCAAAAAGCTTTGGCTGCGGTTTGCTTACTATGGCCAGGACATAGCACATGCTCCCACCCCTAAAACCCATCCCCATCAAAGAACGCCTATCGGTTCTTTTTGTTGAAAAATGTCAGCTCGATGTTTTGGATGGCGCGTTTGTGGCTGTGGATATGCATGGCGTGCGCATGCATATTCCGATTGGTGGTGTTGCCTGTCTGATGCTGGAACCGGGCGTGCGGGTATCGCACGCTGCTTGTTCCCTTGCGGCGCGGGTCGGAACTTTGCTGGTGTGGGTCGGCGAAGGCGGCGTTCGGGTGTATTCGTCCGGACAGCCCGGCGGCGCGCGCGCGGATCGCTTGTTGTATCAGGCTAAGCTGGCGCTGGATGACGAAGCCCGCTTGAAAGTGGTGCGTGCGATGTACAAGTACCGTTTTGGTGAAGAGCCGCCGCAGCGGCGCAGCGTGGAACAATTGCGCGGCATCGAAGGCGCAAGGGTGCGGGCGCTATATCAACTGCTCGCCCAGCAATATAAGGTCGATTGGAAGGCACGCAATTATGACCGGCAAGATTGGGATGCGACAGATATTCCCAATCGTTGTCTGTCGGCTGCGACCTCATGTTTGTATGGCGTGACGGAGGCCGCGATTCTGGCAGCTGGTTACGCGCCTGCCATCGGTTTCATCCATAGTGGTAAGCCGCTCTCATTTGTGTATGACATTGCCGATTTATATAAATTTGATACGGTGGTACCGATTGCCTTTAGCGTTGCTGCTAAGCCATGCGGGAATCTTGAGCGCGAAGTGCGGATTCGCTGCCGCGATGCGTTCAGACAAAGTAAATTGCTTGAGCGAATTATTCCAGACATTGAAACTGTCCTCTCGGAAGGCGGTTTGACGCCACCAGAGCCGTCGGAAGAATCGGTTCCCCCTGCCATCCCTAACCCTGAAAGTATTGGTGATGTTGGTCATCGTTCTTGAAAACGCGCCGCCACGTCTACGTGGACGACTCGCCATCTGGTTGCTGGAAGTTCGTGCTGGCGTATATGTCGGCAATTATTCACGACGCTTGCGGGAACATATGTGGGAGCAAGTTGAACAAGGTGTTGAAGACGGCAATGCCGTCATGGCATGGCGTACCAATAACGAAGCAGGATTTGATTTTTTGACATTGGGTGAAAATCGACGAATGCCAGCAGAAATGGATGGTGCAAAGTTGGTTTCGTTTCTACCAATTATTGACAATACAGCTAAGTAGTCTGACGTATGAGCATGGCCGTTCTTTAACAAACTAAATTGATGTAAAAATTCGGTAGGAAACTGAATCACTATATAAACATTAATAATCAATTTATTATATTTAGTGTGTTCCCCACACCCGTGGGGATGAACCGGAGCTTCTATGGTTTATGTTGTGGCGGAGGATGTGTTCCCCACACCCGTGGGGATGAACCGCACGTTTGCCGGGTATGAGGGGAGACTGCACTGTGTTCCCCACACCCGTGGGGATGAACCGGAATATTGGGCTGAGCGGGAAGAGCGGCTTGAGTGTTCCCCACACCCGTGGGGATGAACCGCCAGCCTTGCCTGAGTGATGATCGCCAGCTTCGTGTTCCCCACACCCGTGGGGATGAACCGAATCCACGCATACGCGCCTTTGATGTAGTTGCGTGTTCCCCACACCCGTGGGGATGAACCGGCGCTGCATGTTTCCGTCGTTTGTGATCAGGGGTGTTCCCCACACCCGTGGGGATGAACCGGTTCGGTAAGAACGATATTTTCCGCGTCTTAGGTGTTCCCCACACCCGTGGGGATGAACCGCCTTGGTGCAGGCCCACAAAGCTGCTGTAGATGTGTTCCCCACACCCGTGGGGATGAACCGGAGACGGCTATGAACACATTTTTACCGATCAGGTGTTCCCCACACCCGTGGGGATGAACCGCTCGATAAATTATTAATTGAATCATCTATAAAGTGTTCCCCACACCCGTGGGGATGAACCGGCATAACAACAGGCTTGATAGACCTTGATGCCGTGTTCCCCACACCCGTGGGGATGAACCGCCAGTAAATTTAATTTTTGATTTTGATATACTGTGTTCCCCACACCCGTGGGGATGAACCGATACTATAAGATACTATTCTCTATTCGTACTAGTGTTCCCCACACCCGTGGGGATGAACCGGGCTAACTAAAATGGATCCATTTACTACGCATGTGTTCCCCACACCCGTGGGGATGAACCGGAATGGGGAGCAGGGCAAACTTAGTAATCAGAAGTGTTCCCCACACCCGTGGGGATGAACCGCTAGATCGTAGGAGCACACTTTATAGCAAGATGTGTTCCCCACACCCGTGGGGATGAACCGGGTGAAGTATGGAAAAGAGCAAAAGAAGTCGGAAGCAATATATCCTAGAACAAGGAGCCACTTGTGATAACTGGTTTTGGAGTTGGTCGTTTGTCAATCACAGAGACAAGATAATTATCTTTGGCGCATGGGATACAAATTTACAAGGTAGCAAGTGTCTGATATTGGGAAAGAATTGGGAAACAAGGCCTGACGATAGAAAGTCTAATGGTTATCCTCAGTCTTTTAGACATATTGGACTTATAGAATATCAAGGCTATAAACTCAAAACGTTTCCTCTTATTTACTCTGATGCAAATAAAGATACTTTAGGTCAAGGTCCGGCAAAAATTGACGGATTCATTGAAGATCTTCAGTTGAAAGTTTTGCAGGAGTTATATGACGGATGGTACGCCTGTGATGAAGATACTGAAACATTAATAGCAGAAGAAATTAATCCTCCTGAGAAGTATATTGAAGGTGCTTCACAAATAGTTTCTGTGAATGCTTATGAACGAAATCCCAAAGCGAGAGCTGCATGCATAGCTTGTCATGGTTATAAATGTTTCGCTTGCGATTTCGATTTTGAAAAAACATATGGAGATTTGGGGAAAGAATATATCCATGTTCACCATATAGTTCCACTCCATAAAATTAGGAAAAAATACGAGATAAATCCAGAGAAAGATTTGATACCATTGTGCCCAAATTGTCACGCGATGGTAGACAGAACCAGTCCTGCTCTAAAAATTGAAGAGCTAAAAAAATATTTAAATCGATAGCACACATAACGAATAAGGTTAGATTGTGCGAGCGAAGCGAAGCCACGATCTGAACCGTTTGTTGAAAAATCCCGGTCCCAGGGTGCGGGTCGTGCCTCATAGAAAATATATCTTTTGGAATTATCCTGACCTCAGCTTATACGAGTTATCGCCTGCTCCAGCATGTTGCGTTGGGAATTAATGATGTGCTTGAAGCCCAACCTGGCCGGTCTCCATCTTCTTCTTCCAAGTTGTTGCGCCAGTAATTTTTTTATCGGAAACTTTTATCGTTAGCTTGGGCTGCTTGACTAAGCCGTATCAGACGATCGAAATCACGCTTTGTGGCAGCTGCGACTTCATATAATTTAATATATTGTTGCTGGGATAGTCATGGATAGGATGATAAATCCTGACAATTAACGGGCAGCGTTAACAGGGTAAGTCTCTCCAAGGGGGCATTCGTCATTAGAATAGAACTGAGGTGTTTTTCGAAAAGAATGTGCGTTACACTTATCCGCATGAAAACAGAAATTCCTTCCAGCAAACTCAAGATCGGCATGTTCGTCTCTGATCTCGATCGGCCGTGGCTTGACACGCCCTTTCTGCTTCAAGGTTTCCTGATCGAAAATGATGAACATATCGAGCAATTGCAAGAGTACTGTAAATTCGTTGTAATCGAATGGGACAGATCAATACAAGGGCTGCAAACAGCAAAATCCGTCCCTAAGAAAAAAGTGGAGTCAGACAAACGCGCTTCCATCGCACCATCTTTCACAAGCCTTAGCGAGGCTCCCGACAGCACCATTCAAACGTCTATCGCCAACCATTCGGCACCCGAATCAATCAAGGAAAAGCCAGCTGATTTGCAAGCCTCTGACGCCTTGAATGTTAAAGATGCGATGTTCGAATTGGCAGAATTAGGCCATTTAACGCACACCGAGGCA
This genomic interval from Candidatus Nitrotoga sp. AM1P contains the following:
- the cas7e gene encoding type I-E CRISPR-associated protein Cas7/Cse4/CasC, with translation MNKNFVNFHILISHSPSCLNRDDMNMQKTATFGGARRVRISSQSLKRSFRTSDYYHQHLGERSIRTRELGRLSVALTSALAGKYPDTVIQKTLGLISGKEEFATDAKADAVAPWSLAEFAKLCDLVQQAEIDGIDAKKLEKKIADETTALKQAMADNLDIALSGRMATSGLMTSVDGALAVAHSITTHTAESDIDWFTAVDDLISDAGEVGAGHLDTQEFSSGVFYRYASLNLKQLQVNLGLLPNMKAAETENSRSRALDIAAHALHLLATVVPDAKQQSFAAHNMADFALVSLADQPVSLANAFEKPVIGKGGLLQPSVNTLVDYWQRIHHGYGLDEQAGAFSLSVQESIGGLHIHATLSDLEKWLRADGQR
- a CDS encoding HNH endonuclease; the encoded protein is MEKSKRSRKQYILEQGATCDNWFWSWSFVNHRDKIIIFGAWDTNLQGSKCLILGKNWETRPDDRKSNGYPQSFRHIGLIEYQGYKLKTFPLIYSDANKDTLGQGPAKIDGFIEDLQLKVLQELYDGWYACDEDTETLIAEEINPPEKYIEGASQIVSVNAYERNPKARAACIACHGYKCFACDFDFEKTYGDLGKEYIHVHHIVPLHKIRKKYEINPEKDLIPLCPNCHAMVDRTSPALKIEELKKYLNR
- the cas3 gene encoding CRISPR-associated helicase/endonuclease Cas3, with protein sequence MSELESYYRYWGKAQPSEDGQAAFHLLPFHCLDVAAVGATWWKQSTSLRRQLASQVQLDATSPILKAWVLFFIALHDLGKLDVRFQMKAPSVLNHLQTINDPDDLPYRSESEKYFHGEAGYDWFLKEGHFYLGLEKTSMYEDLRDAWRPWLGAVAGHHGHIVRQENGMHPPDAEDYLVLQDSFVRKAWMEALAAIFLAPAGLSLHDQPPVLNREDMPYLAGFCAVCDWLGSNETWFRYTGDECVELKKYFDERCRDVEEQSLIEHCGLMHQAAPYSGIAALLNANEFPRQLQTVINALPLQTGLTLVEAPTGSGKTETALAYAWRLLDAGLADSIVFALPTQATANAMWERLNHFADILFGANSNLVLAHGRARWHDGHAQLKEAASQRSAQTTEDIRVQCGEWIAESRKRVFLGQIGVCTVDQVLLSVLPLRHKFVRGFGVMKSVLIVDEVHAYDHYMYGLLHSVLSQQRRAGGSAVLLSATLPASQRNQLALAWCSASTLPADAPYPLLTHIAADGKITPVQITDSAQLPPERTVTIECIQQPNLWPNDELLDRVIHAAEVGARVVIICNLVDNAQQLARHLSQKTTTPVDLFHARYRFADRQAKEEMVLAQYGRHAERSGGRILVATQVVEQSLDLDFDWLITQLCPVDLLFQRLGRLHRHQRDNRPAGFEQPTCTVLTAPDANYGLHKLIYGNTRVLWRTQKLLEAHSSIYFPAAYRDWIEQVYERPSWEGEPEPIALDFEKFHVVQNAKRDLAKRLSNDTMNPLADSDNNVRVLTRDGEMSLSVVLLDTDDKLLYDPDPLPHPDAWDRAEKISLGSVSVPHTWANSMPEPNNAYEILLIMKLQDGVWRGECKACEYAYTRMYGLEREKKSPRKSGEHNND
- the cas5e gene encoding type I-E CRISPR-associated protein Cas5/CasD; amino-acid sequence: MYSFLILKLDGVMQAWGDHTYEDYRPTVNFPTRSGLLGLLAACMGIERSDVAGLAELDKSLCFSIRADSEKTIKLTDFHTVMNARKVDIRKSGEYPVVSRREYLCDAKFTVAIGLSEHTSVTFDTIQRALKQPVYTPVLGRRSCPISRPLLVHTMEAVDALAALAQFEPNQGTIYTDSPALRNDRQIRLRDVPRHARVRQFATRMVSVYPKGSTHVPE
- the cas1e gene encoding type I-E CRISPR-associated endonuclease Cas1e; this translates as MLPPLKPIPIKERLSVLFVEKCQLDVLDGAFVAVDMHGVRMHIPIGGVACLMLEPGVRVSHAACSLAARVGTLLVWVGEGGVRVYSSGQPGGARADRLLYQAKLALDDEARLKVVRAMYKYRFGEEPPQRRSVEQLRGIEGARVRALYQLLAQQYKVDWKARNYDRQDWDATDIPNRCLSAATSCLYGVTEAAILAAGYAPAIGFIHSGKPLSFVYDIADLYKFDTVVPIAFSVAAKPCGNLEREVRIRCRDAFRQSKLLERIIPDIETVLSEGGLTPPEPSEESVPPAIPNPESIGDVGHRS
- the cas6e gene encoding type I-E CRISPR-associated protein Cas6/Cse3/CasE; translated protein: MYLSKVQLDWSASRNPYEWHRALWQLFPNRPDDARDFLFRMEQLQAGKGAVLLLQSAIPPLESIANASLIAPTKMLNLSKLSTGQALRFRLTANVIKTIRDQKNPEKRVRVPLVREDEQQAWLARKLEGAATLDEVTLQKNAPLLFRRGGSAGKLVTVTFDGILTVTNPEVFRNLVANGIGAAKSFGCGLLTMART
- the casB gene encoding type I-E CRISPR-associated protein Cse2/CasB, yielding MNIVQSSSKKALPDFVALYKHYEILSKNGNLRSQLGKRIGKPEELRDRPAYYRLFPGESPPKWGERVIFLMPFCTHQPGAVSLGQKLAEAKISEARLLQVIRADYDNDLIQLRRLVQHVAPPVDWSALGTTLYFWNEKAKRELLEDFFIHQSAKPNK
- the cas2e gene encoding type I-E CRISPR-associated endoribonuclease Cas2e — encoded protein: MLVIVLENAPPRLRGRLAIWLLEVRAGVYVGNYSRRLREHMWEQVEQGVEDGNAVMAWRTNNEAGFDFLTLGENRRMPAEMDGAKLVSFLPIIDNTAK
- the casA gene encoding type I-E CRISPR-associated protein Cse1/CasA yields the protein MNLYRDAWIPVRSTDADFQLISLKRLLCQDEAWQISIPRDDMELACLQLLISLVQVAFTPTDEIAWRQKMRSLLDEAAFDADVAPLRDWFDLDHPVHPFMQTRGVKSAEATPIQKLLVGLPEGNNHTFFNMPGEVSHLGASMAAIALFNQASNTPSFGGGFKGGLRGTPVTTLITGDDLRQIIWRNVLHEEILRRIMPWYEVTKNQPPSWVERIKSGDKIHANQIGLLRGLFWQPNLVELIPANTERSCDVLQGKAQSGYSGFNKEKFIFEVIGLWPHPHSPREFEIKKEGRTERFLGFTTTAPAWTQCGHFLFDQLGASQAKEGSNAAAVVTQWRESGASNLRLIIGGYRNKQASILQRRHESLSIGEGWQSQNGQQTIEWAIGQALSVKKLLRGKLYSVVKGNRDKGLKALGADIHELGETFFYQRTENLIQTWLKEMTRTERREEKALFTADLSQICRKIFEEVTDPYCQNPALIRTVALAKRSLNFELNKLKELIAQ